One genomic window of Comamonas serinivorans includes the following:
- a CDS encoding RcnB family protein: protein MNTWIKNSLLVALSAALLAGTVQAQPRPAERNPHSQHDAQRGPSQSHGAPAHRPAAPQQRHDAGPRGPQAHFERHDFRSGQRLPNDYRGHHYVVDNWRAHGLKAPPRGQHWVQVGGDYLLVSIATGVIASVLLGGR, encoded by the coding sequence ATGAACACCTGGATCAAAAACAGCCTGTTGGTGGCCCTGAGTGCCGCCCTGTTGGCGGGCACCGTGCAAGCCCAGCCCCGCCCTGCGGAGCGCAACCCCCACAGCCAGCACGACGCGCAGCGCGGGCCGTCGCAGTCCCACGGCGCGCCCGCCCATCGTCCGGCTGCGCCGCAGCAACGCCATGACGCCGGCCCGCGTGGCCCACAGGCCCATTTCGAGCGCCACGACTTCCGCAGCGGCCAGCGCCTGCCCAACGACTACCGCGGCCACCACTACGTGGTGGACAACTGGCGCGCCCATGGCCTGAAAGCGCCCCCGCGCGGCCAGCACTGGGTGCAGGTGGGCGGTGACTACCTGCTGGTCAGCATTGCGACCGGCGTCATCGCCTCGGTGCTGCTGGGCGGCCGCTGA
- a CDS encoding F0F1 ATP synthase subunit B, which produces MNINATLFLQAVVFAILVWFTMKFVWPPITKALDERAQKIADGLAAADKAKTELASANKRVEQELASSRNDAATRLAEAERRAQGIVEEAKARANEEGSKIIAAARAEAESQLVQAREALREQVAALAVKGAEQILRKEVNASVHADLLNRLKSEL; this is translated from the coding sequence GTGAATATCAACGCGACCCTGTTCCTGCAGGCCGTCGTCTTTGCGATCCTGGTGTGGTTCACGATGAAGTTCGTGTGGCCGCCGATCACAAAGGCCTTGGACGAGCGGGCTCAGAAAATCGCCGACGGTTTGGCTGCGGCTGACAAGGCCAAGACCGAACTGGCATCGGCCAACAAGCGCGTCGAGCAAGAGCTGGCTTCGTCGCGCAACGACGCGGCCACCCGCTTGGCTGAAGCCGAGCGTCGTGCGCAGGGCATTGTGGAAGAGGCCAAGGCTCGCGCCAACGAGGAAGGCAGCAAGATCATTGCTGCTGCCCGTGCGGAAGCCGAAAGCCAATTGGTGCAGGCCCGTGAAGCTTTGCGTGAGCAAGTGGCCGCCTTGGCGGTCAAGGGCGCTGAGCAGATCTTGCGCAAAGAGGTCAACGCATCGGTTCATGCCGATTTGTTGAACCGCTTGAAATCCGAGCTTTAA
- a CDS encoding DUF2939 domain-containing protein, translating to MTIKTVVVAGVLAAAGVWGGAPYYTAHQIKQAVERGDAAALAKHVDFDRVRASLKRQLTEGVTRHLPEGARSGVIADLGGLLASRATDAALQALITPEGVTDLLAGRMVNPLDRPSADQGAPEPAPTRDADTPRPSAGYVGWDQFQVQLPAKGRNVNLMLTREGVLSWRLTDIELPDLL from the coding sequence ATGACAATCAAAACCGTGGTGGTGGCTGGCGTGCTGGCCGCGGCGGGCGTCTGGGGCGGTGCGCCGTACTACACGGCTCATCAGATCAAGCAGGCGGTGGAGCGCGGGGACGCGGCGGCTTTGGCCAAGCATGTGGATTTCGACCGCGTGCGCGCCAGCCTCAAGCGCCAGTTGACCGAGGGCGTCACCCGACACCTGCCCGAGGGGGCGCGGTCCGGGGTGATCGCCGACCTGGGCGGCCTGCTGGCCAGCCGGGCCACCGACGCGGCCCTGCAGGCCTTGATCACGCCCGAGGGGGTGACCGACCTGCTCGCGGGGCGCATGGTCAATCCCCTGGACCGGCCGAGCGCTGACCAGGGCGCGCCCGAGCCGGCACCAACGCGAGACGCCGACACTCCGCGGCCCTCCGCGGGCTATGTGGGCTGGGACCAGTTCCAGGTGCAGTTGCCGGCCAAGGGGCGCAACGTGAACCTGATGCTGACGCGAGAAGGGGTGCTGTCCTGGCGGTTGACGGACATCGAACTGCCGGATTTGTTGTGA
- the atpA gene encoding F0F1 ATP synthase subunit alpha, with amino-acid sequence MQLNPAEISELIKSRIEGLGASSDIRNQGAVVSVTDGIVRVHGLSDAMQGEMLEFPATPDGQPTFGLALNLERDSVGAVILGAYEHIKEGDTVKCTGRILEVPVGPELIGRVVNALGEPIDGKGPINAKMTDVIEKVAPGVIARQSVDQPVQTGLKSIDAMVPVGRGQRELIIGDRQTGKTAVAIDAIINQKGQDMICVYVAIGQKASSIKNVVRALEKAGAMAYTIVVAASAAESAAMQYVSAYAGCTMGEYFRDRGQDALIVYDDLSKQAVAYRQVSLLLRRPPGREAYPGDVFYLHSRLLERAARVNADYVEAFTKGEVKGKTGSLTALPIIETQAGDVSAFVPTNVISITDGQIFLETNLFNAGIRPAINAGISVSRVGSSAQTKLIKGLSGGIRTDLAQYRELAAFAQFASDLDEATRKQLDRGARVTELLKQAQYNPLPISLMGASLFAANKGYMDSLDVKQVLPFEAGLHAYLKDKHAALVSKLESERALSKDSEAELTSAIESFKKNFA; translated from the coding sequence ATGCAACTCAATCCCGCAGAAATTTCCGAGCTGATCAAAAGCCGCATTGAAGGTTTGGGTGCCAGCTCTGACATTCGCAATCAAGGCGCCGTGGTGTCCGTCACGGACGGCATCGTGCGCGTCCATGGTCTGTCTGACGCCATGCAGGGTGAAATGCTGGAATTTCCGGCAACGCCCGATGGTCAACCGACGTTCGGCCTCGCCCTGAACCTGGAGCGTGACTCCGTGGGCGCGGTGATCCTGGGTGCTTACGAGCACATCAAGGAAGGCGACACGGTCAAGTGCACGGGCCGCATTCTGGAAGTGCCCGTCGGCCCCGAGCTGATTGGCCGTGTGGTCAACGCCCTGGGTGAGCCGATTGATGGCAAGGGCCCGATCAATGCCAAGATGACGGACGTGATTGAAAAGGTCGCGCCTGGCGTGATCGCCCGTCAGTCTGTGGACCAACCGGTTCAGACCGGCCTGAAGTCCATCGACGCCATGGTGCCGGTGGGTCGTGGTCAGCGTGAATTGATCATTGGTGACCGCCAGACCGGTAAGACGGCCGTTGCAATTGATGCCATCATCAATCAAAAGGGCCAGGACATGATCTGCGTGTACGTGGCCATCGGTCAGAAGGCCTCGTCGATCAAGAACGTGGTCCGTGCCCTGGAAAAGGCCGGCGCCATGGCGTACACCATCGTCGTGGCCGCTTCGGCTGCCGAATCGGCTGCCATGCAATATGTGTCGGCCTACGCCGGCTGCACCATGGGTGAGTACTTCCGCGATCGCGGTCAAGATGCCCTGATCGTGTACGACGATCTGTCCAAGCAAGCGGTGGCCTATCGCCAAGTGTCGCTGCTGCTGCGTCGCCCGCCAGGCCGTGAAGCCTACCCCGGCGATGTGTTCTACCTGCACTCGCGCTTGCTCGAGCGTGCAGCCCGCGTGAATGCCGACTACGTCGAAGCCTTCACCAAGGGTGAAGTCAAGGGCAAGACCGGTTCGCTGACCGCGCTGCCCATCATTGAAACGCAGGCTGGTGACGTGTCGGCTTTCGTGCCCACGAACGTGATTTCGATCACCGACGGTCAGATCTTCCTCGAAACCAACCTGTTCAACGCCGGCATTCGTCCCGCCATCAACGCCGGTATCTCGGTGTCGCGCGTGGGGTCGTCGGCTCAGACCAAGCTGATCAAGGGCCTGTCGGGTGGTATCCGTACCGACTTGGCACAGTACCGCGAGCTGGCTGCGTTCGCGCAGTTCGCTTCGGACCTCGATGAAGCGACGCGCAAGCAGCTTGACCGCGGTGCCCGCGTGACTGAACTGCTCAAGCAGGCCCAGTACAACCCGCTGCCCATCAGCCTGATGGGGGCCAGCCTGTTTGCCGCCAACAAGGGTTACATGGATTCGCTGGACGTCAAGCAGGTGCTGCCGTTCGAAGCGGGTCTGCATGCCTACCTGAAGGACAAGCACGCCGCTCTGGTGTCCAAGCTCGAAAGCGAACGCGCATTGAGCAAGGACTCCGAAGCGGAATTGACCAGCGCCATCGAGTCGTTCAAGAAGAACTTCGCCTGA
- a CDS encoding ATP synthase subunit I, protein MLPLLWQLALGGLVVLVAWVWFSDRPAVAMSALYGACAVWVPGWVFVRALKRQQQRAAHAMAALSALMLWEGIKIVLTIALLLAAPRVVKDLSWLALLIAFVVTVKAAWLGWWWQMRPSKSAKDY, encoded by the coding sequence ATGCTGCCGTTGCTGTGGCAGCTGGCCCTGGGTGGGCTGGTGGTCCTGGTGGCCTGGGTCTGGTTTTCGGATCGGCCTGCGGTGGCGATGTCTGCCCTGTATGGCGCGTGCGCCGTGTGGGTGCCGGGGTGGGTGTTTGTGCGGGCCTTGAAGCGTCAGCAGCAGCGAGCTGCCCACGCGATGGCGGCCTTGTCGGCACTCATGCTGTGGGAAGGCATCAAGATCGTGTTGACGATTGCATTGCTCCTGGCTGCGCCGAGGGTGGTGAAGGATTTGAGCTGGCTGGCACTGCTGATTGCATTCGTGGTGACGGTCAAAGCGGCATGGCTTGGGTGGTGGTGGCAGATGCGACCGTCCAAGTCGGCAAAAGATTACTGA
- the atpE gene encoding F0F1 ATP synthase subunit C, whose amino-acid sequence MENILGLVALACGLIVGLGAIGASIGIALMGGKFLESSARQPELMNELQTKMFVLAGLIDAAFLIGVAIALLFAFANPFTL is encoded by the coding sequence ATGGAAAACATTCTCGGCCTCGTCGCTCTGGCTTGTGGTTTGATCGTTGGTCTGGGTGCCATCGGCGCTTCGATCGGTATTGCACTCATGGGCGGTAAATTCCTGGAGTCGTCGGCTCGTCAGCCTGAGCTGATGAACGAACTGCAAACCAAGATGTTCGTGTTGGCTGGTCTGATCGACGCCGCATTCCTGATCGGTGTGGCCATTGCTCTGCTGTTCGCGTTTGCTAACCCCTTCACGCTGTAA
- the atpB gene encoding F0F1 ATP synthase subunit A: MSVETAGQAPSAGEYIQHHLHHLQKNFSFESVTQKSIVDFSVFNLDSVFWSVLLGAIGCYLLWAGARKATSGVPGRFQAAVEILSEMVENQAKGVIHNAKSRKLVSPLALTVFVWIFLMNAMDLLPVDLLPLAYQMAVGDHHAYQRVVPTADLSTTLGLSVSVLIVCLVYNIKIKGVGGWSHELVAAPFGDKVALYPINFLMQVIEFVAKTVSHGMRLFGNMFAGELVFMLIALMGGVWAWNFNPLSGGFWLGLGHVVAGSVWAIFHILIITLQAFIFMMLTLIYVGQAHDSH, encoded by the coding sequence ATGTCTGTTGAAACCGCTGGTCAAGCGCCGAGTGCTGGTGAGTACATTCAGCACCACTTGCATCATCTGCAAAAGAACTTCTCGTTCGAGAGCGTCACGCAAAAGAGCATCGTTGATTTCAGCGTGTTCAACCTGGACTCCGTGTTCTGGTCTGTGCTGCTGGGCGCCATCGGGTGCTACCTGCTGTGGGCGGGTGCACGCAAGGCCACCTCTGGCGTGCCGGGGCGCTTCCAGGCGGCGGTCGAGATCTTGTCGGAAATGGTCGAAAACCAGGCCAAGGGCGTGATCCACAACGCCAAGAGCCGCAAGTTGGTGTCGCCACTGGCGTTGACCGTGTTCGTGTGGATCTTTCTCATGAACGCGATGGACCTGCTGCCCGTGGACCTGCTGCCGCTGGCCTATCAGATGGCGGTGGGCGATCACCACGCCTATCAGCGGGTGGTGCCGACGGCTGACCTGTCAACCACGCTGGGCCTGTCGGTCAGCGTGCTGATCGTTTGCTTGGTCTACAACATCAAGATCAAGGGTGTGGGCGGTTGGTCGCATGAACTGGTGGCTGCACCGTTTGGCGACAAAGTGGCGCTGTACCCCATCAACTTCCTCATGCAGGTGATCGAATTCGTGGCGAAGACGGTCTCGCATGGCATGCGACTCTTCGGCAACATGTTCGCCGGTGAACTCGTCTTCATGCTCATCGCCCTGATGGGTGGTGTGTGGGCCTGGAACTTCAACCCGCTGTCGGGTGGTTTCTGGCTCGGTCTCGGGCACGTCGTGGCTGGTTCGGTGTGGGCCATCTTCCACATTCTGATCATTACGCTGCAAGCGTTCATCTTCATGATGCTGACGCTGATCTATGTGGGACAAGCCCACGATTCGCACTAA
- a CDS encoding F0F1 ATP synthase subunit delta has translation MAELATIARPYAEALFKAVGAGTAQTWLDALAQVGTNSEVIQFASDPKANRAQVFQVISSVLPEALPERGANFLRTIIENDRLSALGEIAQQYRELSNDQLGVADAMVESAFPLEASALADLKPMLEARFKRRLNLQVGVVPDLIGGIRVVVGDEVYDTSIQAQLEQMKMALTA, from the coding sequence ATGGCTGAACTTGCCACCATTGCCCGTCCCTACGCCGAGGCCTTGTTCAAGGCAGTTGGCGCTGGCACTGCACAAACTTGGCTTGATGCCTTGGCTCAAGTGGGCACCAACAGCGAGGTCATCCAGTTCGCGTCGGACCCCAAGGCCAATCGCGCGCAGGTGTTTCAAGTGATCTCCAGCGTGCTGCCCGAGGCTTTGCCGGAGCGCGGTGCCAACTTTTTGCGCACCATCATCGAGAACGACCGCTTGTCCGCTTTGGGTGAGATCGCGCAGCAGTATCGCGAACTCTCCAATGACCAACTGGGTGTTGCCGATGCCATGGTGGAAAGTGCTTTCCCGTTGGAAGCAAGCGCATTGGCCGATTTGAAGCCCATGTTGGAAGCTCGGTTCAAGCGTCGCCTGAATTTGCAGGTGGGCGTTGTGCCGGATCTGATTGGCGGCATCCGCGTGGTGGTGGGGGATGAGGTGTACGACACGTCCATCCAGGCCCAGCTTGAGCAGATGAAGATGGCCCTGACTGCCTGA